The Candidatus Methanoperedens sp. genome includes the window AGCTCTGCTTGTTTCTTTCGTTCTGCGAGAGCATTATTATAGAGATACCTGCATGTTCCAAGCGTTCTATTCAAAATAACCTCCTGATTCATATTAGGGCATATTCTGAATTGATATGTCTTTTTCATGCCGTATCGACATTATTTTTAGATTATATATCGCTTATGATAGAGTGGGATGAAACTAATCTATTCCAGGGGGTACGTTTCAGCCCAAGCCTGAAGGCATTTGGCGATCTCTAACCCTTGACCCCGCACAAAGTATTCTCCTTCTGTTTACCTACTCTTCCGCCTGGCTGTATATACAGCCAGAAGCATTGTTATTGACAGAACTGCCTCAAATCCTGCCGCTTTTTCAGGGGAGGATCTGGTTGGGATTGCAATTGGAGTTTCATTCGGGTTCGCTGAT containing:
- a CDS encoding transposase, with the translated sequence MKKTYQFRICPNMNQEVILNRTLGTCRYLYNNALAERKKQAEL